From a single Ignavibacteria bacterium genomic region:
- the guaA gene encoding glutamine-hydrolyzing GMP synthase, whose translation MTGSSILIIDFGSQYTQLIARKVRELSVFSLIHPHTISPETIKEINPKGIILSGGPMSVKDDGAPMIDEEIFSMGIPVLGICYGLQLISYTLGGIVEKADKREYGKAIFNVLEENPLFEGIPSESTVWMSHGDHVKTLPYGFRKIGSSPNTENCAIVSDDKPVYGLQFHPEVYHTGYGKDILSNFIFSICGCKPDWNPGAFIDESIAKIKNEAGGSTAICALSGGVDSTVAAVLVHRALGENLVCVHIDNGLMRKNESAKVVKLLRERTGLKIIHVDAASLFLERLAGVSSPEEKRKIIGHTFIEVFEEEAKKIENASFLVQGTLYPDVIESVPVKGASVTIKSHHNVGGLPEKMNLKLIEPLRELFKDEVRKIGLSLDIPEDLIKRHPFPGPGLAVRVLGDIQEERLEILRNADEIYIAKIKEYDLYDKIWQAFTVLLPVQTVGVMGDQRTYENVLALRAVTSVDGMTADWYRFDHDFLADVSNSIINHVRGVNRVVYDISSKPPATIEWE comes from the coding sequence ATGACCGGATCATCGATTCTCATAATCGACTTTGGTTCTCAGTATACTCAACTGATCGCCCGAAAGGTCAGGGAGTTATCTGTTTTTTCGCTCATTCATCCCCATACCATTTCTCCTGAAACGATAAAAGAGATCAACCCCAAAGGGATTATCCTGTCGGGGGGTCCCATGTCAGTAAAGGATGATGGTGCTCCGATGATTGATGAGGAAATTTTCTCGATGGGCATCCCTGTACTGGGAATCTGTTACGGATTGCAGTTGATTTCATACACTCTTGGCGGAATAGTCGAAAAAGCCGACAAAAGAGAGTACGGAAAAGCGATATTTAATGTTTTGGAGGAAAATCCTCTTTTTGAAGGGATTCCCTCTGAATCAACAGTATGGATGAGCCACGGCGATCATGTAAAGACACTTCCCTATGGATTCAGAAAAATCGGATCATCCCCTAATACAGAAAATTGTGCCATTGTCTCGGATGACAAACCTGTCTACGGCCTTCAGTTCCACCCCGAAGTGTACCACACCGGATACGGCAAGGATATCCTCTCAAATTTTATTTTTTCGATTTGCGGCTGCAAACCTGACTGGAATCCGGGCGCATTCATCGATGAAAGCATCGCAAAAATAAAGAACGAGGCGGGTGGTTCCACTGCAATTTGTGCACTGAGCGGAGGAGTAGATTCAACTGTGGCAGCAGTGCTTGTCCACAGAGCCCTCGGTGAAAACCTTGTTTGTGTCCACATCGACAACGGGCTTATGAGGAAAAACGAATCCGCGAAGGTTGTAAAGCTGTTAAGAGAAAGAACCGGACTGAAAATAATCCATGTGGATGCCGCATCACTCTTTCTCGAGAGACTTGCCGGTGTGTCGTCCCCTGAGGAAAAACGAAAAATTATCGGACATACTTTTATCGAGGTATTCGAAGAGGAAGCAAAAAAGATTGAAAACGCTTCATTTCTTGTTCAGGGCACGCTTTATCCCGATGTAATTGAATCAGTTCCCGTAAAAGGGGCTTCGGTTACGATAAAGTCCCATCATAATGTTGGCGGACTACCCGAAAAAATGAACCTGAAACTCATTGAGCCGCTTCGTGAACTATTTAAAGATGAAGTCCGGAAAATCGGGCTTTCTCTCGACATTCCCGAAGACCTGATAAAAAGGCACCCCTTCCCCGGTCCCGGACTCGCAGTAAGAGTTCTCGGCGACATTCAGGAGGAGAGACTGGAGATTCTCCGGAACGCCGATGAGATATATATCGCCAAAATAAAGGAATATGACCTTTACGATAAAATCTGGCAGGCTTTTACGGTGCTGCTGCCTGTGCAGACAGTTGGTGTTATGGGTGATCAAAGAACCTATGAGAATGTCCTGGCTCTAAGAGCGGTCACTTCTGTGGATGGAATGACAGCCGACTGGTACAGGTTCGACCACGATTTCCTTGCCGATGTCTCCAATTCAATCATTAATCATGTAAGAGGCGTAAACAGGGTTGTTTATGATATCAGCTCGAAACCGCCGGCAACGATAGAGTGGGAATGA